In the Longimicrobium sp. genome, CCGCGCCCCGCCCCGGGCTGATCCTGCTCGACCTGAACATGCCCCGCAAGGACGGCCGCGAGGCGCTGCGCGAGATCAAGGCCCATCCCGAGCTGCGCCGCATTCCCGTGGTGGTGCTCACCACTTCACGCGCCGAAGAAGACGTGCTGCGCAGCTACGACCTGGGCGCCAGCTCGTTCATCTCCAAGCCGGTGACCTTCGACGGGCTGGTGAGCGCCATGAAGGCGCTGGGGCGCTACTACATCGAAATCGTGGAGCTCCCCCCCGCGGGCAGGGAGGGGGAATGATCCCCGAAACGCTGCGGGTGCTGCTGGTGGAGGACGACGAGGACGACTTCGTCCTCACGCGCGACCTGCTGGCCAACGCGCGGGGGGTGAAGTTCCAGCTGGAGTGGGCGCCCACGGTGGAGGAGGGGCTGGCCGCCCTCCGCGACGGGGCGTTCGATGCCGTGCTGCTGGACTTCTACCTGGGGGGCGCCAGCGGGCTGGACTTCCTGGACCGCCTGACGAGCCGCGCGGCCACCCCGCCGGTGCTGCTGCTGACCGGCGTGGGCGACGACGGGGTAGACATGGCCGCCATGCGTGCCGGCGCGGCCGACTTCCTGGTGAAGAGCGAGATCACCCCGCTGCTGCTGGAGCGGGCCGTGCGCTACGCCGTGCAGCAGCACCGCTCCGAGCAGGCGCTGCGCGAAAGCGAGGAACGCTTCCGGCAGCTGGCCGAAAACATCGGCGCCGTGTTCTGGCTGTACGACCTGGCCCAGGAGCGCACCGTGTACGTGAGCCCCGCGTACGAGCGCATCTGGGCCCGCGCCATCGACGAGCTGTACGCCCACCCCGGCGTGTGGCTGCGGTCCGTGCACCCCGACGACGCCGAGGCGCTGGCGGGGGTCATGGGCACCGTGGAGCCGTACGAGGTGGAGTACCGCATCGTGCGCCCCGACGGCGAGGTCCGGTGGATCCGCGACCGCGGCTTTCCCATCCGCGACGCGCACGGCGCCGCCTTCCGCACGGCCGGCATCGCCGAAGACATCACCGAGCGCCGCGCCGCCCAGGACACGCTGGCCAGCCGCGAGGCGTACTTCCGCGCGCTGATGGAGAACGCGCAGGACCTGGTGGTGAGCCTGGACCTGGAGGGCAAGGTGCGCGACCACAGCCCCTCGGTGGAGCGGCTGCTGGGCTACACCTTCGACGAGCTGCACGGGCGCAACATCTT is a window encoding:
- a CDS encoding response regulator; translated protein: MTPVQGSRVLILMADDDADDRLLAADALAEARLNNELRFVEDGEELMDYLNRRGRWSAPGAAPRPGLILLDLNMPRKDGREALREIKAHPELRRIPVVVLTTSRAEEDVLRSYDLGASSFISKPVTFDGLVSAMKALGRYYIEIVELPPAGREGE